A genomic segment from bacterium encodes:
- a CDS encoding 50S ribosomal protein L11 methyltransferase, whose product MKPDAFGGCPRLISDRFKATFPAAIAEEAAAIAAAIRGCPVRVASVPEGARIVVPLDPKAGDADAIIARLVAAFEDLERRSAGATVSLEREQWYAEEDRDARHPDEFRPFLAAPGLLVTPAWLAREPAPGQQVLAIDPGAAFGSGYHASTRLALGLLRERTAAVVPRRMLDVGTGTGILALAGALWGAAEVTAVDVKPEAVAAARANATRNGLAARVRVCGELPRPGEGAFDLIVANITADVLLRLAADLVSRLAAGGALVLSGMLADLQSEEVCAACEALGCRRAASRVEGEWEALLFEGPG is encoded by the coding sequence GACGTTCCCCGCCGCTATCGCGGAGGAGGCCGCCGCGATCGCCGCCGCCATCCGCGGCTGCCCGGTGCGGGTCGCGAGCGTGCCCGAGGGCGCCCGCATCGTCGTCCCGCTCGACCCGAAGGCCGGCGACGCCGACGCTATCATCGCGCGTCTGGTGGCCGCGTTCGAGGACCTGGAGCGGCGCAGCGCCGGGGCGACCGTCTCCCTCGAGCGCGAGCAGTGGTACGCCGAGGAGGACCGCGACGCCCGCCACCCCGACGAGTTCCGCCCCTTCCTCGCGGCGCCCGGGCTCCTCGTCACCCCCGCCTGGCTGGCGCGCGAGCCCGCCCCCGGGCAGCAGGTCCTCGCGATCGACCCCGGGGCGGCCTTCGGGTCCGGCTACCACGCCAGCACGCGGCTCGCCCTCGGGCTGCTGCGCGAGCGGACGGCGGCCGTAGTCCCGCGGCGGATGCTCGACGTCGGCACGGGCACCGGCATCCTCGCGCTGGCCGGCGCTCTCTGGGGCGCCGCCGAGGTGACGGCCGTGGACGTCAAGCCGGAGGCCGTGGCGGCCGCCCGGGCGAACGCCACGCGCAACGGCCTGGCCGCGCGGGTGCGGGTCTGCGGCGAGCTGCCGCGGCCCGGGGAGGGCGCGTTCGACCTCATCGTCGCGAACATCACGGCGGACGTGCTGCTGCGCCTCGCCGCGGATCTGGTATCCCGGCTCGCGGCGGGGGGCGCGCTCGTGCTCTCGGGCATGCTCGCCGACCTGCAGTCCGAGGAGGTCTGCGCCGCCTGCGAAGCGCTGGGCTGCCGCCGGGCGGCCTCGCGCGTCGAGGGGGAGTGGGAGGCGCTGCTCTTCGAAGGACCGGGGTAG
- a CDS encoding CDGSH iron-sulfur domain-containing protein: MAQNAPFILTLEPGTYYWCSCGKSAKAPFCDGSHKGTGKEPVEFVQEKKGPVPLCGCTRTLAPPRCDGSHARKE, encoded by the coding sequence ATGGCGCAGAACGCTCCGTTCATCCTCACCCTCGAGCCCGGGACGTACTACTGGTGCAGCTGCGGCAAGAGCGCGAAGGCGCCCTTCTGCGACGGCTCCCACAAGGGCACCGGCAAGGAGCCGGTCGAGTTCGTCCAGGAAAAGAAGGGTCCGGTGCCGCTCTGCGGCTGCACGAGGACCCTGGCGCCGCCGCGCTGCGACGGCTCGCACGCCAGGAAGGAGTAG